GGATTGAGAGATTGAATGAAGCTCTTAGCAAATACCGCGTAGAGGTCAAGAGCCTTGAGAAACTTGTGACGGAACTCGAACAGGACAAGGTCATCTCTGCCAAAAGACACGAGGAACAGATGTTGCAACAGGAAAAGCGAGtggcagaagaaggaagcgcCCGTCGTGTAGCCGAGTCGGCTCTTGCAGAGCGACAGGCACATGTTCAGGGGTTGGAAGAGATTGTCGAGTCGAATAGAATCCGCGTGTGCGAATTGACTGCTAAGATTGAAACACTAGAAAAGGAGCTCAAGCAAACTGTTGACAGCTCCGAACAGCAGGCAGTCGAGCAACTCCAACATCACCAGCAGGAGGTCGGGAGGATGAACGTCCACGTCGCTGAGCTGACCACATATCTGGACACTACCAAATCGGAAGTGGACAAGCTTCGTCAAAGCAACGCTGGCTTGGAGGAACAGCTGCGCCTTGAAATGGAGGCCAGGGATGATTTACTAGAAAAATGGGCTGCAGACCAGGCACGGTCATTTGCTTACATGAAGGAAACCGTCAAGGCAGAACGACGCAAGGCAAAAGTGCGCACTGCCAATTGGGAACTTAAGTCGGACGAGCTACAGTCGGATGGCACGAACATCGGGAGCGAGCCCATTACTCCTGTTAGCGTGGCGCGATTTGTTGACGTTGAGGTCGGTCGGGGTAAGGAACGACGACGGCTTGACAGTGGTATCGGGATACTGACAGAAGACGAGCTTTTTGAGAGCGAAGGTATCGACAATGATGCTTTACCTTCTGATCCCGCCGAACTCTAGCTGGTGTTCTATCTTATGTGATCCGCTTCATTGCTTTGAATTGTTTCCATTTGTAGCATATCTATCTACCATGTGGCATTATTTATGTCTGGGATTTACTCTGTATGACAGATGCTCGCAATAACTGCTTGAACAAGCTGAATCACGATTGGATGCCAAGTGTAGTAAAACCTTTCCCCCTTGGTAATCAATGGGAAACGCAGGATAAAGCGGGTTGATAATGTACCACATTCGAGGTGAACACTTAGGGCTTGATTAAATAAACAAGGCTCGGCAAACGGCTATCGGAGCGATGACGTCGATGGGCGTCAATCCTTCGATTAACCTTCGATATGCATTCTTTTAAATACTTCTCTGCCATTGCGATTTCAATTTAAAGATACTGTGTAATCTACCGCTATAAATACACTTACCCAAGTATTCTTCAACTCGTTTCCATCAGAGAATCGGTATACCGAACTATACAACTCCGGACTCAGTTATATAAACCAGATATAGAACCAACGATAGAAACACCATAATGTCAGATAACGAGACCCCTAAATACCGCTTAAAAGTGACCGCCGGACCCAGCTACGATCCCTCCACACATCAACTCGTCCCAGTCAATGAAGACCAAACCCTACGAATCGAAAATGAGCACGCAATCACGAGTCTCTGCGTCCGCATTCGAGATTACACAGGTAAAGAAAAGCTCCCAGTACACCAACCGACAGTCCACAGCTCCGGAtacaagagaaaaataaaaacacaAATACTGATTTAAAGTAACTGTCAAGGGTATCCGGACCACTCCCCAAAGACAAGCTCTTATTTCAACCACCCTCTCCACCAATCAGACCAATATTCCATCTCCTTCGCCATTGTCTTCAAACAGCCCGTCAACGCCAACTCCCTCCTCTTCGGTAACGACTTCGACCGTCCCATTCGCGACCGCTTGCCGCCCGGCTTCAACGCCGCTCTTCGTCTCGTCAAATGGACCATCGATCCGAGCCTAGACGGCGATGCGTACGCCGATAAACCGTATCTCTATGGTCCGGCCGTGGCTTCGTGGAACCAGTTCTGTATCGGGGAAAAGATCAGAAAGAACGACGAGGTGCCGGGGATGCATGAACGGGTCGTGGAAGAAGGGGGTGAAGGGTCCGGACTGGAGGTCAGAGAGCAAATGGGGATTCCGGCGGGTGTGAATGAACGGAGAAAGTATTTCCAGTCTGAAGAAACTAGGACGGGATTCGAGTTTGAGGAAGGCAGGGCTTACTGGGTAGATTTTGGGAACCCTTACTTAGGGTTTAATGGTTcgtttccctctttttttctttctctctctctctcttgctTTTCTGTGCATGGTCGAGATGGCTGATTTGGTTGTGGTAGATTTCTCGCTTCACCTTCCTGGGATTACTATCAATGTTCTTCCATACATTAATGAGGATAATCATTCGCTGCGGTATGTGTTGAAGAATCGGGACACCGATGAGGTTTACCTTGTCGTGCTCTTTACGCTTGTTTTGCAGGGAACGGATGAGGAGCCGTTGCATAAGGAGGAGACGGAGAGAatgaggaaggagagtaAGGAGCAGCATGAGAAGAATAACGGGAAGCTGGGAAGGTTTGAATGGGAGCCTGAGCCATCGGCTGATGATGTGGAGTAGGTATGTGATACAATGTAGACGTATAGATACATATATCATTGTTTTGTTGAGCCAAGGTATACTGAAGCTATATATTTTGGTTTTATCTATGCCTGATACATATACACATGCCCTTGGTTCAGAAGTACATCATGGAGGAACGTCCATTTACAGCCTCTTCAGAACGTCGTCAAGGACCTCCTGGGTCGAAGCCTTTCCACCCATGTCAGGGGAGAGGTACTTGCCCTCGTCCAAGTTGGCATCAACGGCGGTGTAGATCTTGGCGGCAGCACCTTCCTCGCCCAAGAACTCCAGCATCAGGGCTGCACTACGCAGGGTGGCGATAGGGTTGGCAATGCCCTGACCCTCAATGTCAGGCGCACTACCGTGGCAGGGCTCACCAATGGCAAAGCCGTCACCAACGTTGGCGCTGGGGACAAGACCCAAGCTACCGACCAGGGCAGCGGCACCGTCGGACAGGATATCACCGTAGAGATTAGGGGCAACAATGACGTCGTAGTACTCAGGCTGGCGGAAAAGCTTGTACACCATCGAGTCGACAATCtgctcctccacctccacgGAGGAAAAGCGCTCGGCAGCAAGAGCCTTGCGGGCAGTCTCACGGAAGAGGCCGTCGGTTTGCGACAGCACGTTGGACTTGTGGGTGATGGTCACCATGGGCTTCGTGCGCAGGCCCGTAGTGGAAGCCGCGTCGCGGATCTTCTGCCGGCGCAGGGCGATCTCTCCTGCAATGGAGGAGATCCGGAATGAGGCATTCTCGGAGATCCGTTTGATAGCCTCCGCAACCTTACCGTTGGGGGTGTCCTTGGtctgctcctccttcacGTACAAGTCCTCGGTGTTCTCGCGGACGATGACCAGATCGACGGGGTTCCGTCCACCGCCAATGGTAGACTTGACTGGACGGACGTTGGCATAGAGGTCCAACTTCTTGCGGAGAGCGACAATAGGGGACGAGTAGCCGGCGACCTTGGTGCTCGGGGAGCTGCGATGCGAGTTATTCGGTAAGGTACGAAACATTCTGGTGAGAAGCAGCGTGTTTACCTGACAGCTCCAAACAAAGCACCATCAcattccttcttcaaggTCTCGACAGTCTTGTCGGGCAGGGCAGTGCCGGTCTGCTTGAAGGTATCGAAACCAGCATCCAGGTTGACGAAGCTGAAATTGAGGTTGAGAGAAGCTGGGAGAGATTCCAACACTTTCCTACCGGCCTATATCATGGTGGTTGTTAGAATGTCCAATCACCTTGTCAGCAAAGAGCTGTCGAGCTGTGAGATATATACCGGAATGACCTCCCGGCCGATACCGTCACCGGGGATGAGACCTAGAGGATGATATATCAGTTCATGTTCGCACACAGACAATGTACTACATATGAGAAGAGGATCAATTGACCTATGCGAAGCGTCCTAGCGGCAGCCATGGTGCAAATTTTGGGGGTGATACTGAGATGAGAAAACGTCCGGTCAACGGAGAGCCGTAATCGGAGTGAGAAGGTCATTTGGATGCGGAGGCGGGAGGAATATTGAtccgggggggggggggggggggggggggggggataGCTTCAAACGGAACTACAGAAACATATTGGAGGAGTTCGGCATTGAAGGGGAAATTCAGATCAATTCATGCCCAGATGTTGATGGCCCGAAATGATGCTTGTTCCTCTTTGTCTGGCCAAAATCATATTTCCATTGCATTATGTGAAAAGGATTGGCACTAATATGTACTCTGTAGGACTCGGAGCatattgtacatatacaGTCCATACATACGGAGATATAAACAATTAGGGTACGAGGTATAAACAATTAGGGTACGAGGCACAAACTGGTGGATAGAATTAACTCCTGAAAGAACATACGTGTATAGGTCAAATACAATGTAATGACTCACAAGACTTTAGAGAAGAGCTAGTTAATCAGAATAATCgttaactaataataataatattattatcattattattacttcATAGCTAGGCAGATGAACTAACTAATACAAGTAGTACAGAGTAGTGCAATGCAACCATCCATCGTCTAGAAAGAAATAGGCAACGCAGAATCTCTAGCTCCAGGCACGTAAAGTATTATTCATTCGTCCttaatactccgtacttaccTGAGCTGCAATCTGGCCTTTCAGGAGTGACATCGATGGGGCACGCCCGTTGCCGGGATTATCGAACGTAAAACGACCGGCAAGGGACTCCATCAATATATTGGCCTGGAGCAATGAAGAGCAAAGGAATCCTGTGACAAGGAGTGGGTCAAACGATGAAACTAATGAGTCCACAATTAAACGAAAGGGGTAATTCCCAGGAACATTCGTGACGAAGGAGAATCATTAAACTGAAGCGCAGATCCGCTTGCCCCCTGAAACcgctgcctcaggctgcaCCGAATGTCCCTCCACATCCCCGTTGCTGggccattcttcctttccctctctctctctctctctctctgtcttctcttcttctcttcccccctctcttttccctcctcctctcctttccctttcgtACCGTCTGGTAATTTCAATCCTTCCTTTCTACTTTCTCAACGCGTAGTTCCATGTCGGACTCATCACTTTGTCATTGATATTTCATTATGCTTGACTTCCACGTTGTCTCGCTATATTGCTGATTCGCTCTCCACCTCGAACTGTTGGTTCTGTTTATACCACATCACGTCACCACCCGAGAAGCGCGTTCAACCGTGTTGACAACCGCATCCACAACGGTGCTGCTAATTATTACTCGGATATCATAGCAACGATCTCGTTCCAGTCGTTCACCACCTAAGCTCGCGCCAACCGTCCGCTACGGTTATTCCGCTCACTCCGAGCATCGTCACACTTGAACCCTCCCTGCCTCCTTGACCTTTTGACATCCGAACTAGACACCATGCCGGATACGGGCGCTCACCCGGGTGTGAGAAGCTTGCTCGCCAGGTTcgaaaacaacaacagcagcaaccagAATACCACGTCCCCACCCTCCCGCGGTCGATCTCCCGTCGGTTCTGAGCACTCGGGTTCTAGGCCTCTGTCAAAAGTGCGTGCGAGCTTCATAGCTGTTGATGGAGCCACCCAATCTGGCGCCGTTGCTGGGTTGAGAAGTGCAAGTAGCCGTAGTGACAGCCCAGCTGCTCCCCCGTCGAGGGTGAGGAGCTTCAATTCAGATGACCTGAACGCCCCCTTGAAAAGTCCCTTGTCGTCCCCAACCAGCAATGGTTTAGATAACGAGCAAACCTTGAGCGAGACCAGGCCAGGCGGCATGGTGGAAACAGTGATCACACAAGTGACCTCGCCCGAAAAGGGTGCAAAGCCCCAGGCCAAGGAAGCAGCGTCCCCTCGTAAGGGAAGCGACTCCACCTCGGCCGTTTCCGCTGCGCCATCCCCGAAGAAGACCCAGACAGTTACCAAGCGGCCATCCACCATCCAGGTGGATAAAGTTACACCCAACCAATCTGCGTCCAAGTCAACGTCTACGACCCTGAAGTCTGCCGCACATCCGCGGACTCCAACATCTCCTGCCAAACCCGACCATGTCAAGGCTTCTAAGCCGGCACGCTCCCCCAGACCTCCTGCTACCAGGGACTCACCCAAAGGTCCAACTACCAAGCCAAGCCGTTCATCTTTGAACACGACAACCAAGACCGCTACACGACCTGTCCGCTCTTCCATGCCGGCACGCGACGCAACCAAGTTGACAGCGACGAGTGCAACCCGCACCAACCAGCCGGAACCAAGACCGCCAACCAAGTCGGCTCGTCTGCCAGCTTCGGCAACTACAACAACTCTGTCATCGGCCGCTAGAGGAGGAGCTACTGGAACAACTACCGGTAGCCTATCCCGGAAGCCGTCAAGTCTAAAGAATGCGACGAGTGGAACCCACCGCACGACTACGGCTTCCAGCGTTCGCAAGCAGACATCCCAACCTTCTCTCCAACGTCAACCAGCACATGAGCGCCCGCATTCCCGAGTGAGCAACACTAGTTCTAAGGTGGTTGACGAGGGATTTCTGGCTAGGATGATGCGCCCCACCGCTAGTTCTGCTAGCAAAGCTCATGAGAAGGTTGAAGTGAAGAGCCCACCCCGGTCTTCCCGGGTGACTCGGGCTCCGGTAAGACCAGTTGCTTCCAAGACGGAGGCCCACAAATCGCGCccaacgaaggagaagagtGTGGCCAGAAAGCCACAGGAGAACCCGCAGCCAGTGTCtaccgagaaagaagaaccacAGGCAAAGGCAGTTGATCCTAAGGAGGATACTGCACATGTGAATGTTATTGAGCCTCACGCCAAGGTTGCGGACGAGCCTGTTCAAGCGGTTGTTGACTCGTCAGTTGATATAGTCGAGAAGGAACGCGCAACTGAGAAGCGGTTGGAGGATTTGCCCGTCGAGCCCTCGATGGCTTCTGAAAGCGCACCAGTTGGATCCTCTGTTGAGCTGGAGCAACCTATCCAAGCCGCAGAGGTCCCCGAAGCACAGACTCTTGCCGCTCCATCAATCCAAGAGCCCACCATCTCTGCCGACGAGGCGGTCGATTCCCAGAGCGTTGAGCCCTCTGAGCTTTCTAACACTGAAGAGACCAAGGAACAGACTGGTGTTGAGCCTCTAGCCGCCACTGCTGAAGAGAAGCCAGCTGAGAACGTTGCTGAGACAGAGGCCAAGGCAGACGACATTGATGTCGACGTCGGCAAACTCTCTCTCAACTGAAGAGCGAGCACAACCAAGACAATCATGATGTTGCATGAATGTCTATATTTACATCCACAGTTTGCTTCTTGTGACTTATATTTGCTTCATACCCGTCTTATTCGTGATGCGACCAGATACATGTTATCGTCTACGCGGACCATTTTTTaagcttcttttctttacttgTGCTGTCTttatgttatttttattttcaatcTCTGTTTCGCAAGCATCTCATTCAAGATATGAGCAGGGCCGACGATGTATGCATGTCGGAGCATTTTCTGGTGGAGTTCTAGATTCCAGTTGCTTTTAGCGTTAGGGCTTGCATATTATCCCACTTGCATATGTACTTGGGAGGAGTCTAATCAggttcttgtttcttttccgcCCTTTTCACTTTTATTCGTCTATTtaccttttctcttctcagGCTTTTTTACCTTCGATTCTCCTGTTAACATATTTGTCCCGGGTATTCTAGTTCTTTAATCCTCTATTTTGTATTATTGCTTGAACTTTGACAGTGCAAGTTTACTCCGCAGTTTTGCATCACTGTTGGTGCCGTgggctttgttcttttatATCTCCCCCCCTTTGCTTTGAGATTTTGCGCAATATTTACTGTCTTGGGTAGCATGAGAACAAAACTCCGATTTTTCAATAGCTTGGAATCCGATATTAAGGACTCTGAACAATCTCAAGGAATCGCCCAAAATAATCATCTAATACCCCAACAGTATAACACCACGTGAGATTCCCCAAAATTACTGCTATATAGTCGTTTCGTGTACAGGAGCAACAGCCGCGATACCGCACCTAGTGTGACGAACTCCACAACGTATAATCCGAAATCCGTGTATCAGATCTTTTTCTCCAATTTCTTTAAGAACCTATTCACACTGCTCTCCATTCTGTGGGCTCTTTCCTCCAAATTCCGGGGCCGGCCGGGGTTTTGTATTGACTTCTGAGCTATTTTCTGAGAATGTGAATTGACCTCTGCTTCAGTGGGCCGGTACAGCTGCCTGTGGATGTCGTAATCATTTGCCACTGGTTGCTGTACGGCTACCTTATCATACGAGTAGTTTGAGTAGCCGCCAATCGGGGGTGGCGGTGGAGACGCCGGTTGAATTTGAGGCTGGCCGCCATATAAATTCTGGGTCTGACCGTAAAGATGGGCATTGGGATCCTTAGGAGGCGGAGCAAATGACATAGTGACTGGCTGGTGGGAGTTAGATTGGTGACCCCCGCCTACCCCCGCAAGGAATGATGGTGTATAGGATGGGATGCTGGGCGGACTCTGAATAGACGACCGAGACGAGAACGACCCGGAATGCGTTAGGCCGGCgctcggtggtggtgatgcgtAGCTTCCAGGCATAGTGTATGGGAGCCCTTGACTGGTTGGGGGAGATGCAAAACCTCCTCCGCCGGTGATCTGGGATGGTGGTGTGAACGGTGCTCCACTGtctactgctgctgctgctgcaagTCCGGTTCCATCTCCGCCGTCGATTGGAGGGGGGGTCTTCTCCCGAACTTGAATTGGTTCAGGCGCGGCCGGTGCCGCAG
This Aspergillus flavus chromosome 1, complete sequence DNA region includes the following protein-coding sequences:
- a CDS encoding isocitrate dehydrogenase LysB (homoisocitrate dehydrogenase), producing the protein MTFSLRLRLSVDRTFSHLSITPKICTMAAARTLRIGLIPGDGIGREVIPAGRKVLESLPASLNLNFSFVNLDAGFDTFKQTGTALPDKTVETLKKECDGALFGAVSSPSTKVAGYSSPIVALRKKLDLYANVRPVKSTIGGGRNPVDLVIVRENTEDLYVKEEQTKDTPNGKVAEAIKRISENASFRISSIAGEIALRRQKIRDAASTTGLRTKPMVTITHKSNVLSQTDGLFRETARKALAAERFSSVEVEEQIVDSMVYKLFRQPEYYDVIVAPNLYGDILSDGAAALVGSLGLVPSANVGDGFAIGEPCHGSAPDIEGQGIANPIATLRSAALMLEFLGEEGAAAKIYTAVDANLDEGKYLSPDMGGKASTQEVLDDVLKRL
- a CDS encoding uncharacterized protein (of unknown function-domain containing protein), which translates into the protein MSDNETPKYRLKVTAGPSYDPSTHQLVPVNEDQTLRIENEHAITSLCVRIRDYTGYPDHSPKTSSYFNHPLHQSDQYSISFAIVFKQPVNANSLLFGNDFDRPIRDRLPPGFNAALRLVKWTIDPSLDGDAYADKPYLYGPAVASWNQFCIGEKIRKNDEVPGMHERVVEEGGEGSGLEVREQMGIPAGVNERRKYFQSEETRTGFEFEEGRAYWVDFGNPYLGFNDFSLHLPGITINVLPYINEDNHSLRYVLKNRDTDEVYLVVLFTLVLQGTDEEPLHKEETERMRKESKEQHEKNNGKLGRFEWEPEPSADDVE
- a CDS encoding mucin-7 precursor — protein: MPDTGAHPGVRSLLARFENNNSSNQNTTSPPSRGRSPVGSEHSGSRPLSKVRASFIAVDGATQSGAVAGLRSASSRSDSPAAPPSRVRSFNSDDLNAPLKSPLSSPTSNGLDNEQTLSETRPGGMVETVITQVTSPEKGAKPQAKEAASPRKGSDSTSAVSAAPSPKKTQTVTKRPSTIQVDKVTPNQSASKSTSTTLKSAAHPRTPTSPAKPDHVKASKPARSPRPPATRDSPKGPTTKPSRSSLNTTTKTATRPVRSSMPARDATKLTATSATRTNQPEPRPPTKSARLPASATTTTLSSAARGGATGTTTGSLSRKPSSLKNATSGTHRTTTASSVRKQTSQPSLQRQPAHERPHSRVSNTSSKVVDEGFLARMMRPTASSASKAHEKVEVKSPPRSSRVTRAPVRPVASKTEAHKSRPTKEKSVARKPQENPQPVSTEKEEPQAKAVDPKEDTAHVNVIEPHAKVADEPVQAVVDSSVDIVEKERATEKRLEDLPVEPSMASESAPTLAAPSIQEPTISADEAVDSQSVEPSELSNTEETKEQTGVEPLAATAEEKPAENVAETEAKADDIDVDVGKLSLN